The following coding sequences lie in one Candidatus Limnocylindria bacterium genomic window:
- a CDS encoding response regulator, translating to MKRIPKILAVDDTPENLRLLEAILGPRGYQLVTAESGTTGLAAVIREHPDLVLLDIVMPDLNGYDVCRRLRDDPATRFLPIVMITASGDQERVQALEAGADDFIAKPFNQLELLARVRSLLRLKEYHDTIRQQSSELAEWNRTLEARVREQVEEIERVGRLRRFLSPQIAELVLSQESLLQPHRREISVVFCDLRGFTTFSETAEPEESLAVLRDYHQAVGAAVFRNEGTLEHFAGDGVMVWFNDPVPQEDHPLRAARMAIAVRERMTEQFTKWEKRGHKLGFGAGIAMGHATLGRIGFEGRYDYGAVGNVTNLAQRLSAEAKPGQILVSQRVYGAIESAIESEAVGDLALKGYSRPVPAYSVLALRVLAHPAVD from the coding sequence AGAACCTGCGGCTGCTCGAGGCGATCCTCGGGCCGCGCGGGTACCAGCTCGTCACGGCGGAGTCCGGTACCACCGGGCTCGCCGCGGTCATCCGCGAGCACCCCGACCTCGTGCTGCTCGACATCGTCATGCCGGACCTCAATGGGTACGACGTGTGCCGCCGACTGCGAGACGACCCGGCAACGCGGTTCTTACCTATCGTGATGATCACCGCGAGTGGCGACCAGGAACGCGTTCAGGCGCTGGAAGCTGGAGCGGACGACTTCATCGCGAAGCCGTTCAATCAGCTCGAGCTCCTCGCGCGGGTACGCTCGCTTCTCCGTCTGAAGGAATACCACGACACGATCAGGCAACAGTCGAGCGAGCTCGCGGAGTGGAATCGCACGCTCGAGGCGCGCGTACGCGAACAGGTCGAAGAGATCGAGCGCGTCGGTCGACTGCGACGGTTCCTCTCACCGCAGATCGCCGAGCTCGTGCTGTCGCAGGAATCGCTCCTGCAGCCGCATCGCCGCGAGATAAGCGTCGTGTTCTGCGACCTGCGCGGTTTCACCACCTTCTCGGAGACTGCCGAGCCCGAGGAGTCGCTCGCGGTGCTCCGCGACTACCACCAGGCCGTCGGGGCGGCGGTCTTCCGCAACGAGGGCACGCTCGAACATTTCGCCGGCGACGGCGTGATGGTCTGGTTCAACGACCCGGTCCCGCAGGAGGATCACCCACTCCGCGCCGCGCGAATGGCGATCGCCGTGCGTGAGCGGATGACCGAGCAGTTCACGAAATGGGAGAAACGCGGGCACAAGCTCGGGTTCGGCGCCGGGATCGCCATGGGTCATGCGACCCTCGGGCGCATCGGCTTCGAGGGCCGCTACGACTACGGCGCGGTGGGTAACGTGACGAATCTCGCGCAGCGGCTGTCGGCGGAGGCGAAGCCCGGGCAGATCCTCGTGAGCCAGCGCGTCTACGGTGCGATCGAGAGTGCGATCGAGTCGGAGGCCGTAGGAGACCTGGCGTTGAAGGGGTATTCACGGCCGGTCCCGGCCTACAGCGTGCTCGCGCTACGCGTGCTTGCCCATCCGGCCGTCGACTAG
- a CDS encoding response regulator transcription factor, which translates to MRTRTPPQRVLVVEDVADLRDFYAILLREEGYEVACATDGSDALRWLSWRPDVILLDLMMPVMNGYEFYAKMRDLPGEHPPVIVVSAVAPMRAELPGIHATLPKPFEFSQLLSRVATAVMRGPGPTQSAAAT; encoded by the coding sequence ATGAGAACTCGCACGCCACCGCAGCGGGTGCTGGTCGTCGAGGACGTCGCGGACCTGCGTGACTTCTACGCGATCCTCCTCCGAGAGGAGGGCTACGAAGTGGCGTGCGCGACCGATGGCAGCGACGCGCTGCGCTGGCTCTCATGGCGACCGGACGTGATCCTGCTCGACTTGATGATGCCGGTCATGAACGGCTATGAGTTCTACGCGAAGATGCGCGATCTGCCCGGCGAACATCCTCCGGTGATCGTCGTGTCCGCGGTCGCGCCGATGCGCGCCGAGCTTCCCGGGATCCACGCGACGCTCCCCAAGCCATTCGAGTTCTCGCAGCTTCTAAGCCGCGTCGCGACCGCCGTGATGCGCGGCCCCGGCCCGACGCAGAGCGCAGCCGCGACCTAA